A genomic region of Palaemon carinicauda isolate YSFRI2023 chromosome 22, ASM3689809v2, whole genome shotgun sequence contains the following coding sequences:
- the LOC137615989 gene encoding rhodanese domain-containing protein CG4456-like, with protein MTWCQKTSKYRFVGLDSQDIEFDELNEKKDEFFIIDVRSPGELEYQGHIPNAHNIPLSELDEAMALDDEAFSEKYGFDKPKEEDTVVTLCQKGGRARKAREVLVAAGFITRVYGGSFEDWKANGGDVEFGKE; from the exons ATGACCTGGTGTCAGAAAACCAGCAAGTACCGGTTTGTTGGGTTGGATTCCCAAG ACATTGAATTCGACGAACTTAATGAGAAGAAAGACGAATTCTTCATCATTGATGTCAGGAGTCCCGGAGAGTTGGAGTACCAAGGCCACATACCAAACGCACATAACATACCAC TATCGGAACTGGACGAAGCCATGGCCCTAGATGACGAAGCATTCTCTGAAAAGTATGGCTTTGATAAACCCAAGGAGGAGGACACTGTCGTCACACTGTGCCAGAAAGGAGGACGAGCCAGGAAGGCTCGCGAGGTGCTGGTAGCGGCAGGCTTCATTACTAG GGTGTATGGTGGATCCTTCGAGGACTGGAAGGCCAACGGGGGAGATGTGGAGTTTGGAAAAGAATGA